A single genomic interval of Carassius carassius chromosome 24, fCarCar2.1, whole genome shotgun sequence harbors:
- the LOC132102873 gene encoding farnesyl pyrophosphate synthase-like, with the protein MEASRCSNGVQQKGKMLSDAQLFDLEFEKLVSELTEQDFTDPVLTDALNRLREVLRYNAPGGKRNRGLSVIGSLRELVSPSELPPDEVHRALLVGWCIELLQAFFLVADDIMDASLTRRGQPCWYKKEGIGLDAINDAFLLEGAIYRLLRRNCRGQRYYVHLLELFNETSFQTELGQALDLMTAPPHKIDLDRFTMERYKAIVKYKTAFYSFYLPVAAAMYMAGIENETEHNNAKTILLEMGEFFQIQDDYLDCYGDPAVTGKIGTDIQDNKCSWLVVTALGIMTPEQRAELEACYGRSDAESVERVKALYDSLEMPIRYHQHEEESYRRLQKLIQLHAKNLPHAVFLNFAKKIYRRNK; encoded by the exons ATG GAGGCAAGCAGGTGCAGTAACGGTGTCCAGCAGAAAGGCAAGATGTTGTCAGATGCTCAGCTCTTTGATTTGGAGTTTGAAAAGCTGGTGTCTGAACTTACAGAGCAGGACTTCACTGATCCAGTTCTCACTGATGCGCTGAACAGACTCAGAGAG gtgctTCGGTACAATGCTCCTGGAGGCAAGAGAAACCGAGGCTTGTCTGTGATTGGTTCACTACGGGAGCTGGTCTCTCCTTCTGAACTGCCCCCTGATGAAGTTCACAGAGCCCTTTTGGTTGGATGGTGCATTGAACTG CTTCAGGCATTTTTCTTGGTGGCTGATGACATTATGGATGCATCCCTGACAAGAAGGGGTCAACCCTGTTGGTATAAGAAG gAAGGCATTGGTCTGGATGCCATTAATGATGCTTTTCTCCTGGAGGGAGCGATCTACCGCCTTCTTCGCAGAAATTGCAGAGGACAGCGCTACTACGTGCATCTGCTCGAGCTTTTTAATGAG ACCTCTTTCCAGACAGAGCTGGGTCAAGCTCTAGATCTGATGACGGCACCTCCACACAAAATTGACCTTGATCGCTTCACCATGGAGAG GTACAAAGCCATTGTGAAATACAAGACGGCATTCTACTCCTTTTATCTCCCTGTGGCTGCAGCCATGTACATG GCAGGGATTGAAAATGAGACTGAACACAACAATGCTAAAACTATTTTACTTGAGATGGGAGAGTTCTTTCAGATACAG GATGATTACTTGGATTGTTATGGTGACCCTGCCGTTACTGGAAAGATTGGCACCGATATCCAGGACAACAAATGCAGCTGGCTGGTGGTGACTGCACTGGGCATCATGACTCCCGAACAGAGGGCCGAACTAGAG GCATGTTATGGACGTAGTGATGCTGAAAGTGTTGAACGGGTCAAAGCTTTGTATGATAGTCTGGAAATGCCTATTCGATACCATCAACACGAGGAGGAGAGCTATCGCCGCCTTCAAAAACTCATCCAGCTTCATGCCAAGAATCTGCCTCATGCAGTTTTTCTTAATTTTGCCAAGAAAATATACAGGAGAAACAAATAA